The genomic region GTGGCCCCATATCTGGGAATTGGTTGGGGAAATGCAGTTAAACCTGGTAACCGTTGGAGTTTTTCCGCCAACTTAGGTGTCATGTTTACGGGATCCCCTAAAGTTAATTTAGCACCTCAATTTGGAGGTGCTGCAACACCTGAGATCCGGAACCAAATTCAAGCTGATGTTGAGAAAGAAAGACAACAACTAGAAAATGACCTGAAATGGTTAAATATTTATCCCGTACTATCTCTAGGACTCTCCTACCAGTTTTAATGATGTTTACAGATGGTGGGAGATCAGGGATTATGGATCTCCCCCCCCACTGCTAAAATCCCAGTAGTCGGAATAGACTAATGATGCTAAATACGGGAGCTAGGGGAGCAGTAACTGCACCTAAAGTATCTCCCGTTCTGGCCAGAACTGAACGATTCACCACTATAACGTCATTATTGCGCAGGATAGGGTTGGTCTCCTCATTTATCCCTTTAGAAAGGTCAACCTTTACTGCTCGTTTAGTAACTGTACCATTGGGATTAAGACGAACCAAGTCCACTGAACTGCTACTTGCCCTAGCATCATTGAATCCACCAGCTGCTAACAAAGCTTGGTTTAAAGAACTGTTAGGCTGAAGCTCAGTAACCCCTGGTCTTTTTACCTCCCCAACTACCCCCACCTTGATTGTTGCGGGCGATAGGGTGGTAGTGGCCAACTGGGTTACCTCTGCTGTGTTTACTTGTGTTGCTGTGGGAACAATAATAGTGTCACCGTCTTGTACCACCACATCCTGATTTAAGTCTCCGCTTTGCAACAGTTCCCACAAATTGATGTTTAGGGTTTGTTCCTTGTCAGTTCTGGTGGGACGACGAACCTTAATGTTGCGCACGTCAGCTTGGGATGTGATTCCTCCCGATAACTGAATGGCTCGCATTACTGTGGGCAAACCACCACTGTCATTTCCACCCCCTGCAGCAACCAAGTAGGAACCAGGACGGTAAACTTGACCAGTAATGGCCACCCGGCGCGGTGCTGTTCTACTAGCAGCGTAGCTGGCTGCAAATAAGTTGCGGGCCTCAGCTACGTTAAAATCTGTCGCAGTGGGAACAAATATGGTGTCTCCATCTCTGAGAGTTATGTCTATGGGTATTCTTCCTGTTTGGGTAATTTGTTTCAGGTCGAGATTTACCACCTGTTCTCCAGAACGTCCCACCTGACGTCGTAGTTGTACCTTGGTCACATCCGCTGCTAGTGTTACTCCCTCTGCTGTGGTCAGGGCGGCTAATACTGTGGGATATTGTACACCAGGATTATTACCTCCGGTTCCTTG from Cylindrospermopsis curvispora GIHE-G1 harbors:
- a CDS encoding polysaccharide biosynthesis/export family protein; the protein is MVSKNFWKPIIHSSTALVLLTTLNTAWPLVSLAQSKPQPKVNSASSSLFTDYLLGGGDRIRVNVFEAPEYTGEYQIPPGGEINMPLIGSIPVSGLTTQQAADEIARRYARFLKRPLISVNLLAPRPINVFVAGEVTRPGSYSLSLQGTGGNNPGVQYPTVLAALTTAEGVTLAADVTKVQLRRQVGRSGEQVVNLDLKQITQTGRIPIDITLRDGDTIFVPTATDFNVAEARNLFAASYAASRTAPRRVAITGQVYRPGSYLVAAGGGNDSGGLPTVMRAIQLSGGITSQADVRNIKVRRPTRTDKEQTLNINLWELLQSGDLNQDVVVQDGDTIIVPTATQVNTAEVTQLATTTLSPATIKVGVVGEVKRPGVTELQPNSSLNQALLAAGGFNDARASSSSVDLVRLNPNGTVTKRAVKVDLSKGINEETNPILRNNDVIVVNRSVLARTGDTLGAVTAPLAPVFSIISLFRLLGF